Part of the Flagellimonas eckloniae genome, CCATTTTCTTGGGCTTCTTGAGGGTAATTAAAATGTTTTCTAATATGTTTTTGCATCATTTCTTGAAAACAAGCCTGAGTATCCTCAGCATTTTCACAACCTGGAAAAATTGGAGCTTCATCTACACTGGTAAAAGGTACACCACTGTAATTAATATTTCCATATTTTCCAGAAATCCCCCTTGTTTCTTTAGGATACACATTATAAATCATTTTCGCCAATGCCTCTTTTTCTTCTTGGGTAAGTGAATCTAAACTTGTAATTTCTTCTTCCAGCAGACTGATTCTCTCAGTTAGTGAATCGGCCTTTTTAGCATTGCTCTCTTCAACTTGACAAGAGTTAAACACTATAATACCAAATACTAATGGTAACACTACAGTATACTTTAATTGCCAAATGGCTTTTGATTTTTGTTTTTGTAACATGACTATTCGTTTTTTGATTAATGATTTTTTAAAAAATTGATTTACAAAGCTTATGTTTTGAGTTTGAAACACTTCTGACAATAGCAATTGATATTGTTCCTTTTTATTTTCTTTTCCAACCTTAGAATCAGCAATAAATTCATGCAATTCTGAAACCCGATTTTGATAGATATACACTAGCGGATTAAACCAAAATAGAATTCGCATCAATTCAAAGAATAGCAGATCAAGAGAATGCCACTGCTTAATATGCACTAACTCATGCTCCACAATATTCCTCTCTTTCTCTTCAGATATTCTATCCCCTAAAAAAACGGTCCTGAAAAAAGAAAAAGCTATTTCACTTTGTCTTATAACAACTTTGGTAAAATCATTGCAATCATGTACGGTTCCTTGTTGTCTTAATCTAAATAGTGAGAAAAGTTTGTGCCCAAACCAAAATGCTGCCAACAAAGCACCTGAAACAAATAATAAATATACAGTTGAAAGGTTTTCAAAAAAACCAACTTTATTTGTAGGTGACACCATCACTTCATCCAATTGTATTAAAAAGGTTGGGTAGCCAATAAATTCTGATGAAACGGTAGTTTTTAAAGCTTCAATCTTTATCCAAGGTAAAACCAAGGATAAAGCAAAAGTGCCCAAAAGATATGCTCGGTTCCATTTGAAGAAAGTCTCTTTTTTTAAAAAGAAGTCATAAATCATTAAGAAAACCAACTGAAATACCAGACATTCTATGAGATAGCGTATCATTCTTCCTCATCTTTAATTTGTTCCATAATACTTTCCAATTCACTAAGATTGATGTCATTTTTTTTCATAAAAAACGACACCATACTTTTAAACGACCCTTGAAAATAACCATCCACCAATTTGTTTATGGACTGGTTGCTATAGTCCGATTGCTTCATCAAAGGGAAATAGAGATATCCTTTGCCTTCCTGTTCATGGTCTACAAAACCTTTGCTTTCCAAGATTCTTACTATTGTAGAAACTGTGTTATAAGCTGGTTTTGGTTCTGGCAGCTCTTTGATTATTGCAGCAACATTGGTTTTCTTTAATCTCCAGAGAATTTGCATTACTTCCTCCTCTGCCTTGGTCAACTGTTTCATGTTCAACTAATTTTTTAGTTCAATTACAAAACAAATATAACTAAATATTTAGTTTAAACTAATTTTTTAGTTTAAAAACAAACCAATTCTCTTTTCCGCCTTCACATGTAACATTTCATCACTAAATTTGTCTTATAGTCAAAACCAAAAAATGGACATTGCCTTACTTATTTTGGGATTTATTTTAATGCTAATCGGCATTTTAGGGAGTTTTTTACCCGTATTACCAGGTCCCCCAGTGAGTTGGGTAGGACTGTTACTATTGTATTTGACCAAAGCCGTACCTGAAGATTGGTGGATGTTGGGCATAACACTTTTTTTTGCCTTGCTGATTACAGTAATGGATTATGTGATTCCAGCGATGGGCACCAAAAAATTTGGTGGTAGTAAAGCCGGTATGTTGGGAACTGTTGTGGGTCTGCTGGTAGCAATATTTTTCCCGATTCTTGGGCCTTTTGGGATTATAGTTTGGCCTTTTGTAGGTGCTTTAGTTGGTGAGCTTATTAACAAAGCAGATCAAAAAACTGCGTTGAAAGCTGCATTTGGATCCTTTTTGGGCTTTTTAACAGGAACGTTTATGAAATTCTTGATAGGGGTTATCTATTTCGGAATCTTTATTTGGAAAGCCATTGAATATGGTTCAGAGCTGTTCACCTTCAGCTAATCAAACCACTCCACTTTTTCCATAATAGGTCCACGTGGCACCTCTAAAATCTCTTCATCAGTATAACCCATATATAGAAATCCCAAACATTTCTCTCCTTCCTTAAGATTGAAAAACTCATCCATGTATTTTATCAAACCAGGAGAACTCCAATAGCATCCAATTCCCATTTCTGTACAACAAAGCCAAATGTTTTGCACTGCCATTGCAGTAGCGGCCAGTTCTTCCCATTCAGGCAAGCTTTCATTAGGGTCACGTTGCATACAGATTACAATTATAGCTCCTGCCCTAATTGGATTGTCTTGTAGCTTCTTAATTTTTATTTGCTTTGGCTTAGGGTCTATTTCTTGATATTTATTGGATAGAAATTCTCCTAGCGCCACTCTGCTATCACCCATTAGAACCTTAAATCGCCAAGGTTCTGTCTTTCTATGTGTAGGTGCATAGTTGGCAGCTTCCAATAGCTTTTCAATTGTTTCTTTTGAAATAGGCTTGTCATTGTATTGGACAGGAAAAACACTTCGTCTCTTCTTAATTATATCAAATATCATATTCCAACTTTTATACTTCTCTCAAAGTTAAGTCTTGAAACGTTTTCTTGCTACAACTTTAGAAGTAATTCCATACAATTTCTCAGTGCCGGGTTTCGATTATCCTCTTTCCAAACCATGGATAAAATAGCCCGTTGTTTAATCTTTTTAAGTTCGATGAATTTTACTTTCATTTGAAACCCATATTGCAAGGCCGTAGGAACTATGGCTATTCCCAACTTATTTTCCACCAATTTAAAAACGGTTTGCGCATGTACCGATTTATGGGAAACATTGGGTGTAAAACCGGCATCTTCGCAGATGCTCAAAACTGTATCATAATATTGTGGACTATAGTCTTGCGAAAAAAGAATAAAGTCATCTTCGGACACCTGACTCATTCTTTTAAAATTATTGATGGTAATTAAATGGTCTTCAGGCAGAACCAACGAAAAAGTATCTTCAAAAACTGGTTTCAGTTTTAACCCCTTTGGCACTCTTGACAATCGTACAAACCCCAGATCCAATTTGTCGCTAAGAATTGCACGCATCTGTGCCCTGTTCGAGAGCTCTTCAAGGCTGGTATGGATAAGCGGGAATTTTTCTTTTAAGTCCAACAGTAAATTTGGAATGACATTTTGCATTGCAGAACCCAAAAATCCTATACGGACTTCACCCAAATGTCCTTCGCCAATAAGTTTTAATTGTTTTTTGGTCTGTTCCAAATGGTTCAGTATAAACTCTACTTCTCCTTTTAAAAATTCCCCTGCCGGTGTTAGCCTAACTTTTTTCTTATCTCTAATGAATAGCTGCGTCTGGAGGATTCCTTCCATTTGCTTGATTTGCGTACTCAATCCTGGTTGGGATATATAAAGCTTTTCCGCTGCTTTACGATAATGCAATTCTTCCGCCACGGCCAAAAAGTAAATAAAATGTCTTAATTCTATTTGATAATTCATAGTTATTAAATACTACAAAAATAAGTATTGGTGATTATTAATAATAGACAATACCTTTATAAATCTCAAGTAAAGCTTATGCAACTGCCCAAAACATTTCATTTTGGTGAACATCATCTAACAGCGAGCATTGCCTTGGGTATTACCAAAGGTTCGGTCAAAGGAATACTATCCACAGATTATCTCAAGAAAATAGAAGAGAGTAATCTTCGGGTTCAAAATATTGTTGCCAAAGGTGACACTGTTTACGGAATCAATACGGGCTTTGGACCTTTGTGCAATACCAAGATTTCCAAGGAGGACACTAAAATTCTTCAGTCCAATATTTTGCAGAGTCATAGTGTTGGAGTTGGCAAGCCCATATCCAAAGTACTTGCCAAACTAATGCTCATCTTAAAAATCCACGCCCTAGCAAAAGGATATTCGGGTATTGCTGTTTCAACAATTAAAAGAATGCTCTTGCATTTGGAGCATGATGCCATTCCTGTAGTTCCGTCACAAGGTTCGGTTGGGGCTTCTGGCGATTTGGCTCCGCTCTCCCATTTATTTCTTCCGCTCATAGGATTGGGCAAAGTGAACTACAAAGGTGAAAACATCTCCACCAAGCAATTATTCAAGAAAACTGGACTTCAACCTTTGGAACTTGGCCCAAAGGAGGGCTTGGCGTTAATAAATGGCACACAATTCATTGCTGCGCATGGTGTATTGGTGTTGCAAAAATTGCAATATTCTCTTAGACATGCCGATATTATTGGGGCTATGATGTTGGAAGGACTTCAAGGTTCCATGAGACCTTTCCATGAGGAATTGCATGCACTTCGACCTTTTAAAGGAAATCAGCATGTAGCTGGAAGAATACGAACACTACTGCAAGGTTCAGAAATTTTAGAAGACCATATCGATTGTGAAAGAGTCCAAGATCCCTACTCGCTTCGTTGTATGCCCCAAGTACATGGCGCATCCAGAAATACATGGTTGCACTTAAAAGAACTGTTGGAAGTGGAACTAAATTCCGTTACGGACAATCCGGTAATCATTAATGATGAACTCACCATTAGCGGTGGCAATTTTCACGGACAGCCCTTGGCCATGGCTTTGGACTACGCCGCGCTGGCAGCTTCAGAACTAGGGAACATTTCGGACCGAAGAATTTATTTGGCACTTGAAGGGAATAGTCCAGGAGTACCAAAATTGTTGATGGAGGATACCGGAATCAACTCTGGATACATGATTTTACAGTATACCACAGCAGCATTGGCCAGTGAAAATAAAAGTCTGTGTTTTCCAGCAAGTGCGGATAGTATTCCAACCTCTTTAGGGCAAGAAGATCATGTGAGCATGGGATCCATAAGTGGCAGAAAAGCACTTCAGATTATAGAAAATGTAGAAAAGATATTGGCCATAGAACTGTTAACCGCAGCTCAAGCCTTCGAATTTAGAAAACCTTTAAAATCAGGTATTGTATTGGATGAAATTCATAAATTCATAAGAACCAAAGTTTCCTTCGCAGATAGTGACCGCGTTTTTGCCGATGATATTGAAAAAGGAATCGAAACTATTCAAAAAGGTGAAATAATTGCGTTGGTTGAACAAACAATGGCTGCAAAAAACCTTAAGTGGAACACTCCACATCTTGAAGAATTTGAAACATATTAGTACTACTATGAGCAAATCACTATTAATAGGTCCATTTACGCAACTGCTCCCAATGTCAGGTTTACCGCTTAAAGGAGCTCTATCGGATGAGCAATTGGTAATCATTGAGCAAGGAGGCATCCTTGTTTCCGAAGGAAAAGTCGTGGAAGTTGGTGTTTTTGAAGATTTAAAGTCCGATGCAGTCGATATACACCATATTGAAGGACAGCATGTTTGTCTTCCTGGGTTTGTGGATTCCCATACCCATATCTGTTTTGGTGGCTCGCGGGCCAAGGATTACGCTTACAGGAATTCTGGTAAAACCTATTTGGAAATCGCCAAGGCAGGAGGCGGTATCTGGGATACCGTGACACAAACTCGCCAAGCTTCTCAAGAAGATTTAGTTGAAGGCATTATCTCAAGAAGTAAAACTCATATAGAAAATGGCACCACTACTATAGAGGTAAAAAGTGGTTATGGCCTTTCTATTGATGAGGAACTCAAAATGCTAAGGGCCATCAAACAAGCAGGCAAAAAAACACAAGCAGATTTAGTGGCAACATGCTTGGCCGCCCATATGAAACCAAAAGATTGGGTCAGCCACAAAAATTATCTAGAAGAAATCGCCTCACAGCTGTTCCCCATTTTAAAATCTGAAGGACTTAGCAATCGTATTGACGCCTTTATTGAGGAAAGTGCATTTTCAGCATTGGAGATAGCTCCTTATTTTAAGAAAGCAAAGGCAATGGGATTTGATATCACCGTGCATGCCGACCAATTTACGACTAGCGGAAGTGAAGTGGCCATACATTTTGGTGCCATAAGCGCAGATCACTTGGAAGCCAGCACCGAGAATGAAATTCAATTATTAGCCAATAGCAATGTTATTTCCACTGCATTACCTGGAGCTTCTTTAGGCATAGGTTGCGACTTTGCTCCTGCCCGTAAAATTTTAGATGCCGGTGGGGCATTGGCCATTGCCAGTGACCACAATCCTGGTTCGGCACCTATGGGACATTTGCTTACTCAAGCAAGTATTCTCGGAACCTTTGAAAAACTCTCAAATGCCGAAGTTTTGGCCGGAATCACTTTTAGGGCAAGTGCTGCTTTGAATTTGGCAGACCGAGGTACGTTGGAAGTAGGCAAGCTTGCTGATCTTGTTGCTTTTCCAACCGATAACTATCAAGAAATAACCTATCATCAAGGACAGCTAAAACCCAGTATGGTCTGGAAAAATGGGAAACAAGTTTTTGAAAGAAATTAATATGGAACTTCAAGAATTCAAATCGCAAGTCCTTCAGGGAATACCTGAACAGCTTCCAACGCCAAGGCCCTATCCCAAAAACGGCAATCCAGCTCCCAAACGAAAGGATATTTTATCAAAAGAAGAGAAAAAACTGGCCGTTCAAAACGCGTTGCGCTACTTTCCAAAGGATTGGCATAAAGAACTGGCTAAAGAGTTTGTCAGTGAACTTAATAGTTATGGAAGAATCTATATGCATCGATTTAAACCAAACTATGAACTATACGCTAGGCCTATTTCTGAATATCCAGCAAAAACAAAACAGGCCGCTGCAATTATGCTGATGATTCAAAACAATCTTGACCCTGTCGTAGCCCAACATCCTGAAGAACTTATTACCTATGGTGGCAACGGAGCCGTATTTCAAAACTGGGCACAGTATCTATTGACCATGAAGTATTTGGCCGAAATGACCGAGCAACAGACGCTTCATATGTATTCCGGGCATCCTATGGGACTCTTCCCGTCTTCCAAAGAAGCTCCAAGAGTCATCGTTACCAATGGCATGATGATTCCCAATTACTCCAAACCTGACGATTGGGAAAAATTCAATGCGCTTGGGGTTACTCAATATGGACAAATGACAGCAGGTTCTTATATGTACATTGGGCCGCAAGGCATTGTTCACGGCACAGCTATAACCGTAATGAACGCTTTTAGAAAAGTGTTGAAAAAAGACGAATACCCTAATGGAAAGGTGTTTTTAACCGCTGGCTTAGGTGGCATGAGTGGCGCACAGCCAAAAGCTGGCAACATTGCAGGCTGTATTACTGTTTGTGCAGAAGTTAATCCCGAAGCTGCAAAAAAAAGACACCAACAAGGTTGGGTGGATGAGTTGTTGACCGATATATCTGGACTAGTTAAAAGAACCAAGGAAGCCATTGCAAAACAAGAAGTTGTGTCTTTAGCATATATAGGTAATATTGTTGAAGTTTGGGAACAATTTTACGAAGAGGATATTTTTGTTCACTTGGGATCAGACCAAACTTCCTTGCACAATCCATGGGCTGGAGGGTATTATCCGGTTGGCCTACCCTTTGAAAAGGCCAATGAAATGATGGCCGAAAATCCATCCGAATTTAAAAATCAAGTGCAGGAATCTTTACGAAGACAAATAGATGCCATCAACAAGCACACAGCAAAAGGCTCTTACTTTTTTGATTATGGAAATGCTTTTTTATTGGAAGTTTCCCGTGCCGGGGGAGATGTAATGGCTAAAAACAATATTGACTTCAGATACCCATCCTATGTTCAAGATATTTTGGGACCCATGTGTTTTGATTATGGTTTTGGGCCATTCAGATGGGTATGTACTTCTGGAAATCCCAAGGATTTGCAATGGACAGATGCTATTGCTTTA contains:
- a CDS encoding BlaI/MecI/CopY family transcriptional regulator, encoding MKQLTKAEEEVMQILWRLKKTNVAAIIKELPEPKPAYNTVSTIVRILESKGFVDHEQEGKGYLYFPLMKQSDYSNQSINKLVDGYFQGSFKSMVSFFMKKNDINLSELESIMEQIKDEEE
- a CDS encoding LysR family transcriptional regulator, which gives rise to MNYQIELRHFIYFLAVAEELHYRKAAEKLYISQPGLSTQIKQMEGILQTQLFIRDKKKVRLTPAGEFLKGEVEFILNHLEQTKKQLKLIGEGHLGEVRIGFLGSAMQNVIPNLLLDLKEKFPLIHTSLEELSNRAQMRAILSDKLDLGFVRLSRVPKGLKLKPVFEDTFSLVLPEDHLITINNFKRMSQVSEDDFILFSQDYSPQYYDTVLSICEDAGFTPNVSHKSVHAQTVFKLVENKLGIAIVPTALQYGFQMKVKFIELKKIKQRAILSMVWKEDNRNPALRNCMELLLKL
- a CDS encoding urocanate hydratase gives rise to the protein MGNKFLKEINMELQEFKSQVLQGIPEQLPTPRPYPKNGNPAPKRKDILSKEEKKLAVQNALRYFPKDWHKELAKEFVSELNSYGRIYMHRFKPNYELYARPISEYPAKTKQAAAIMLMIQNNLDPVVAQHPEELITYGGNGAVFQNWAQYLLTMKYLAEMTEQQTLHMYSGHPMGLFPSSKEAPRVIVTNGMMIPNYSKPDDWEKFNALGVTQYGQMTAGSYMYIGPQGIVHGTAITVMNAFRKVLKKDEYPNGKVFLTAGLGGMSGAQPKAGNIAGCITVCAEVNPEAAKKRHQQGWVDELLTDISGLVKRTKEAIAKQEVVSLAYIGNIVEVWEQFYEEDIFVHLGSDQTSLHNPWAGGYYPVGLPFEKANEMMAENPSEFKNQVQESLRRQIDAINKHTAKGSYFFDYGNAFLLEVSRAGGDVMAKNNIDFRYPSYVQDILGPMCFDYGFGPFRWVCTSGNPKDLQWTDAIALEVMKKIKANAPEEIQQQMQDNITWISEAEQNKLVVGSQARILYADAEGRAKIAEAFNNAIAQGEITAPVVLGRDHHDVSGTDSPFRETSNIYDGSKFTADMAIHNVIGDSFRGATWVSIHNGGGVGWGEVINGGFGMVLDGSEEASRKLKSMLLYDVNNGISRRSWARNKEALFAIKREMERTPNLKVTLPNLVETDILDHLFDAT
- the hutI gene encoding imidazolonepropionase, whose protein sequence is MSKSLLIGPFTQLLPMSGLPLKGALSDEQLVIIEQGGILVSEGKVVEVGVFEDLKSDAVDIHHIEGQHVCLPGFVDSHTHICFGGSRAKDYAYRNSGKTYLEIAKAGGGIWDTVTQTRQASQEDLVEGIISRSKTHIENGTTTIEVKSGYGLSIDEELKMLRAIKQAGKKTQADLVATCLAAHMKPKDWVSHKNYLEEIASQLFPILKSEGLSNRIDAFIEESAFSALEIAPYFKKAKAMGFDITVHADQFTTSGSEVAIHFGAISADHLEASTENEIQLLANSNVISTALPGASLGIGCDFAPARKILDAGGALAIASDHNPGSAPMGHLLTQASILGTFEKLSNAEVLAGITFRASAALNLADRGTLEVGKLADLVAFPTDNYQEITYHQGQLKPSMVWKNGKQVFERN
- a CDS encoding DUF456 domain-containing protein, whose protein sequence is MDIALLILGFILMLIGILGSFLPVLPGPPVSWVGLLLLYLTKAVPEDWWMLGITLFFALLITVMDYVIPAMGTKKFGGSKAGMLGTVVGLLVAIFFPILGPFGIIVWPFVGALVGELINKADQKTALKAAFGSFLGFLTGTFMKFLIGVIYFGIFIWKAIEYGSELFTFS
- the hutH gene encoding histidine ammonia-lyase, which translates into the protein MQLPKTFHFGEHHLTASIALGITKGSVKGILSTDYLKKIEESNLRVQNIVAKGDTVYGINTGFGPLCNTKISKEDTKILQSNILQSHSVGVGKPISKVLAKLMLILKIHALAKGYSGIAVSTIKRMLLHLEHDAIPVVPSQGSVGASGDLAPLSHLFLPLIGLGKVNYKGENISTKQLFKKTGLQPLELGPKEGLALINGTQFIAAHGVLVLQKLQYSLRHADIIGAMMLEGLQGSMRPFHEELHALRPFKGNQHVAGRIRTLLQGSEILEDHIDCERVQDPYSLRCMPQVHGASRNTWLHLKELLEVELNSVTDNPVIINDELTISGGNFHGQPLAMALDYAALAASELGNISDRRIYLALEGNSPGVPKLLMEDTGINSGYMILQYTTAALASENKSLCFPASADSIPTSLGQEDHVSMGSISGRKALQIIENVEKILAIELLTAAQAFEFRKPLKSGIVLDEIHKFIRTKVSFADSDRVFADDIEKGIETIQKGEIIALVEQTMAAKNLKWNTPHLEEFETY
- a CDS encoding M56 family metallopeptidase translates to MIRYLIECLVFQLVFLMIYDFFLKKETFFKWNRAYLLGTFALSLVLPWIKIEALKTTVSSEFIGYPTFLIQLDEVMVSPTNKVGFFENLSTVYLLFVSGALLAAFWFGHKLFSLFRLRQQGTVHDCNDFTKVVIRQSEIAFSFFRTVFLGDRISEEKERNIVEHELVHIKQWHSLDLLFFELMRILFWFNPLVYIYQNRVSELHEFIADSKVGKENKKEQYQLLLSEVFQTQNISFVNQFFKKSLIKKRIVMLQKQKSKAIWQLKYTVVLPLVFGIIVFNSCQVEESNAKKADSLTERISLLEEEITSLDSLTQEEKEALAKMIYNVYPKETRGISGKYGNINYSGVPFTSVDEAPIFPGCENAEDTQACFQEMMQKHIRKHFNYPQEAQENGIQGRVNIIFKISSDGSITELRLRGPDVLLEDEARRIISKLPKMVPGKHNGEVVDVPFSIPISFKLR
- a CDS encoding nitroreductase family protein, which produces MIFDIIKKRRSVFPVQYNDKPISKETIEKLLEAANYAPTHRKTEPWRFKVLMGDSRVALGEFLSNKYQEIDPKPKQIKIKKLQDNPIRAGAIIVICMQRDPNESLPEWEELAATAMAVQNIWLCCTEMGIGCYWSSPGLIKYMDEFFNLKEGEKCLGFLYMGYTDEEILEVPRGPIMEKVEWFD